TAGGGGCGGATCATGGGGGCTTCGAGCTCAAGGAGGCTCTCATCGCCCATCTGCGCGGCCGGGGCGTGGCGGTGGTGGATTGCGGGACGTACTCCGAGGACAGCTGCGACTACCCCGACTTCGCCCACGAGGTGGCGCGGCGGGTGGCGGACGGTAGCTGCCGGTGGGGGGTGATCGTCGACGGTGCCGGCATCGGCTCGGCGATGGTGGCCAACAAAGTTCCGGGAGTGCGGGCGGCGGCCTGCTACGATCTGGCAGGCGCGCGCAACAGCCGCGAGCACAACCACGCCAACGTGCTTTCCCTGGGATCCGGCTGGACCGGCCCGGCGCTGGCCAAGGAGATTCTCGATGCTTGGCTCGCCACTCCCTGGGGCGAAGGCCGCCACGCGCGACGGGCGGCGAAGATCGACGAATACGAGGCGCGGTACACGCGGTAGCTGGGCGGCAGAACCGACAAGAACGTTATTTCGAGAACCGAGATAGAGACTATGGACGAGCGCGAACGATTGGTCGAGATCCTCACCCGGCGGGTGTTGGAGGCTCTGGGCACCGAGGCCTCCGGCTGTTGCGCCGACTGCCGCGGCGGCTGTGCCGCCTGCTGCTCCGACAAGGCGCGCTCGGTGGTCCAGGCCGGAGCCTGTCGACTCAGCTACTGCGGTCACGGCGACGACGTGCCGGGGGATCTGGCGCGCTACATCGACCACACCCTGCTCAAGCCCGACACCACCCCGCAGCAGATCGAGGTCCTCTGCGACGAGGCCCGGGAGCATCATTTCGCCGCCGTCTGCGTCAACCCCGTGTGGGTGCGGCGGGCGGCGCAGCGGCTGCGCGGCAGCGACGTCCAGGTGGCCTCG
This region of Acidobacteriota bacterium genomic DNA includes:
- the rpiB gene encoding ribose 5-phosphate isomerase B, which translates into the protein MASPKQLSEEQVRAVVRRVVEEWLESAGPGSRDAGAKKVGSQSTPSGPVATSGSTSSPTGAGRAASGGSDAVALGADHGGFELKEALIAHLRGRGVAVVDCGTYSEDSCDYPDFAHEVARRVADGSCRWGVIVDGAGIGSAMVANKVPGVRAAACYDLAGARNSREHNHANVLSLGSGWTGPALAKEILDAWLATPWGEGRHARRAAKIDEYEARYTR